The genomic segment CCATGGAGCTTATATTAAGAAGTATAGTGGTAGAGAAATAAAGCCAGGTAACTTTGTTAATAAGCAAGGGGAAATTATGGGAAGACACAAGGGAATAGTGTATTATACTATAGGACAGCGAAAAGGACTTGGGATAGCGGTAGGTAAGCCTGTTTTTGTTACTGACATTAACCCTCTAACTAATCAAGTAATAATAGGTGATGAGGAGGATATTTTTAAAACTGAGCTTATAGCAAAAGATTTAAATTTCATTCTCTTCGATAAGCTCACCTCAAATTTAAGAGTTTCGGCTAAGATTAGATATTCTGCAAAACCTCAATTAGCTAATTTAATTCCTTTGGAAAATAATAGAGTGAAGGTCGTTTTTGATGAGAAACAAAGAGCTATAACCAAAGGCCAATCAGTAGTTTTCTATTCAGAAAACTTAGTAGTTGGCGGAGGGATAATCGAGGAAATTTTATAGGTGTACTAATTTAGTTTATAATTTAGGCAGAGGGATATTTAGTTAAAAAACTAGGTATCCCTCTGTATTTATAGTGGATAATTGTAACTATTTTAAATAGTGAAATTTCAGCTTTGAAGGTGATAATTTTATTATTTTGTTTATAAAAGGAGGAGCAATATTATGATGTATAGTGATAAGGTTATGGAGCATTTTTATAGTCCAAGAAATATGGGTATATTAGGTGATGCTAACGGTATTGGAGAGGCAGGGGACCCTAATTGCGGGGATATAATGAAAATTTATATAAAGGTTGAGGATAATATAATAACTAGTGTTAAGTTTAAGGCTTTTGGGTGTGGCTCAGCTATTGCATCATCTAGCATTGCGACAGAGCTTATAAAGGGTAAAAACTTAGAGAAGGCATGGGAATTAACCAACAAGTCAGTTATTGAAGCTCTGGAAGGATTACCGGCTTTAAAACAACATTGCTCAGTGCTTGCAGAACAAACTATACATAATGCGATAAATAATTATAGAGAGTCATGCATGCTTGAGCCTTGGAAGAATGATTTAAAATAAATATATTTCAGCTACGCAGGAGATGATTTAATGAAACTTCATTGGTGTTAATCCTATGTAGTTTGATTTTGATTTACTCTTTCAATAAGTTTTCTATTTTATTGTTAATTTCATGAATGTTTATTGAACTTATTGCAGCGTTATTAATAATATATTTTTCTTTGAGTTTCAGTATTCTATATACACTCTCATTTAACCTATTTTCTGATATTACATTATTTTGTACTGCAGCTTTTAGTGAATTAATTACTTTTAGCTCGTTGTCATATTCATGGCATACTAAGATAATGTCACTTCCAGCATTAAATGATTTAACGGCAGCATCGCCAATGTCATTATATTTTGTAATGGCCGCCATGGTCATATCATCAGTAATGACTACACCGCTAAACTTTAAAGTTCCTCTTAATATATCGGTTATAATAACTTTTGACATACTCGCAGGATAAACAGAATCTATTTTATTAAGTAATATATGTGATACCATAATGGCATCCACATTATTCTTTATAGCTTCATTAAAAGGAGTCAGTTCGAAAGCATTAAGTTTTGTT from the Clostridium sp. CM027 genome contains:
- the nifU gene encoding Fe-S cluster assembly scaffold protein NifU, with the protein product MYSDKVMEHFYSPRNMGILGDANGIGEAGDPNCGDIMKIYIKVEDNIITSVKFKAFGCGSAIASSSIATELIKGKNLEKAWELTNKSVIEALEGLPALKQHCSVLAEQTIHNAINNYRESCMLEPWKNDLK